Genomic DNA from Oryzomonas sagensis:
GGGATAATCGATCCGGTGGTGGAAGATGCCGTTCAGGATGCGGTTGAAGCTTTTGGCGATCTCGTGGAGGTTTTTGAGGGTCAGTTCGCACTCCTCAAGCTGGCCGTCCATGAAGATATTGTTGATGATCTTCTGCACCATCCCCTGGATGCGGTCCGGGGTGGGATTGACGAGGGTGCGGGAGGCCGCCTCCACGCAGTCGGCCAGCATGACGATGCCGGCTTCCCTGGTTTGGGGTTTGGGGCCGGGGTAGCGGAAATCCTTGTCCTCCACCGTCTGGCCGGTCGCCTCGGCCTGGGTCCTGGCCCGGTCGTAGAAGAATTTGATCAACCCGGTGCCGTGGTGCTGGCGGATGATGTCGGTGATCGGCTGCCCCAGGTGCCGCTCCCGGGCCAGTTCGGCCCCCTCCTTGATATGGGAGATCAGGATCAGGGCGCTCATGCTGGGGGTCAGCTTGTCGTGGCGATTCTCTTCGCCCCCCAGGTTCTCGATGAAGTAGAGCGGCTTGGAGATCTTGCCGATGTCGTGGTAATAGGCGGCCACCCGTGCCAGCAGGGGATTGGCGCTGATGGACTCGGCGGCGGACTCCACCAGATTGCCCACCACCACGCTGTGGTGATAGGTGCCCGGGGCCCGCACCATCAGATCCCGCAGGAGTGGGGAATTGAGGTTGGCCAGTTCCAGGAGCTTGATGTCGGTGGTGTAATGGAACAGCGTCTCGATGAGCGGGATGAAGCCGGAAACGAGGCCGGCGCTCAATACGCCGCTCACCAGGGCGAAGAAAACCACATAGATCGTCTGCATGCTGAACAGGGTGGCGCTGGAGGTCTGAAAGGAGAGGGCCATGGCCAGGTTGACCACCGACACCTTCAGGCCGGCGGTGTAGATGGTGCTCCGGTCCGAGCACTGGCGCACCCCGTGGGCACCCACGATGCTCCCCAGCATGGTATAGATCACCACCGTCATGTTGCCGTCGAACATGATCCCCAGGAGGGGGGCCAGGATGGCGCAATAGACCAGGGCCACCTCGGAGTTGATGAAGATGCGCACGATCATGGGCCCGGCGGCAAAGGGGAACAGGTAGAAGAACGAGGCGGTGTCGATGTCCGGGAAGACCGGGCCGATATTGTGGGTGATCAGGATCGCGATCTTGAAGAGCAGGAAGCTGCCGATAATCAAGAGCGATATGGTCAGGATGTCCTTATTGGTCGGATTGAACTTGCGGATGTTCTTCAAGGCGAAACGGTAGGGGAAATAGAACAGCACCACGATCAGGGTGAAGATGCCGATGGCCGAATAGATACGGCTGCCGCCCCGGTTCTCCTGGAAGATCGCTTGCAGCTTGTGGGTTTGCTCGGGGCTGATCCGCTCCCCGACCCGGACGATCATCTCCCCCTTCTGGACCTTGAAGAGCACCGGCCTGACCGATTCCGTGGCCGCCTTGGCCCGGGCCTCCGACGCCTCGCGGTTGTAGAACAGGTTCGGCAGGAGGATGCGGGCGATCACGCGGGCGATGGCGCTCCCGTCGGTACGGTCGTTCTGGCCGGAAAACTGCCAGGAAGTCACCAGTCTGCGGGCCTCCCGAATCTCGGTGTACTCCAGGGCCACGTCGCTGTCCTCGACGAGTTGGCCGTTGTCGTCGATCAGCTCCAAGCCCCTTCTGGTGTCGGTCTGAAAGGCCTTGCCGTCGAGGACGATCCGGCGGCGGTACAGTTCGTTCACCATGCGGGCGGCATCCGCCAGAAAAACCTTGTCCGAGGCGATATGGGTGAAGGCGTGGATATCCGCTGCGCTCAGTTCCGTGTCCAAAAGCGGCGTCAGCAGGGTCCGCCATTCGTGCGTACTCTTCTGGCTCTTGGCCGTACGCTCCTTGCGGACCGCGCCCACCACCTGCTCGAGTTTGCCGATGATGTAGGAGGGGACGCGGTCGCTGACGTTGTAGACCACCGGCGCGCTGTTGCCGGCCTCTTTGCGGCGCTGCTCGGTCAGGGCGTGATCTTCCACCAGATAGTCCTGGGGGGCGCGGATATCGGAGGTGGCGATGTCGCCCGGCTTGAATTCGGCCGAGTGGAACCGCTGGCCGGGGAGCAGGATGAGGGTCAGCAGGAGGGCGGTCGTAACAAGGAGGATAAACCTGTTCCGACGGGCTGTCAGTGGGTTGGAGAACCTTTTTACGACCACGTCCAGGAGGTTCGATCCCAGTTTGCTCAGGTAGGTCAGCGTATGTTGGCCCTGATTATCGGCAGGTTGGTCAGGCATAGGGGGTCATCGGTCCGGCTGGCCCCACTCTGGGGTCCATGCAATATAAGTATTTGAAATAAGATTTAAATATACCCTGCATGGGCCACAGTGTCAATATAGCTCTTATTAAGAGGGGATTCGGCCCGATTTTCACACCTCGCTGATATCGGATGCCACGATCTCCACGTCCGGCCATCCCTCGTAGACCCACTCCTCGATCCGCTCCAGCACCTGCCGGGCAATGACCTTGTCCGGGCTGACCGTTACGAAGGCCAGCACTGCCGCTCCGGGTGCGTCCTGGCGGTCGACCTCGGCGCAGGCGGTATTGAAACGGTTGCGGCAGCGCCCCAGGATGCTCTTGACGATGCCCCGCTTCTCCTTGAGGGAGCGGGCGGGCAGGTCCAGGTGGAGTTCGAGACAGAAGATGAACATGGGGCTGGCTTCAGTCCTCCTTCAAGAGCGCCCGGCACTTGGGGCAGCGGCGCAGTTGGCACAGGGATGAATAGAATGCCTGGGCCAGGGACGCCTCGCATTGGGGGCAACGGAAAACATTCCGGGCGACGAGGATGATCACGGCCAGAGAGGCGAACTTCAGCAGGTTGGATCGATTGGCGTTCTGGTCGCCCGGCACGGCGGTCAGGCGAAAGACGATGGCGAGGACGACCATGGCCGCCATCAGCACGAGGTAGAGGGTCTTCCTCTTTTGGTACTTGCTTTGTATCGCATCCATCGGGGCGTATCTCCATCTCTCGTACCTGGCAAACCACTGTGCATCTATCTAGCAGACTTCGATGCGCCTGCAAACGTTTTTATCACAACGTGGTCGCAACAGAGGGAAAGACGGAGGCCGCCGGTTGGATGCAATTGTGCCGTCGGCCGGAGTCTCACGCCGGGCGGGCATGCGGGGCACTACCTTTTAGAGGCAATGATCTCGTGCCAGTTGTCCCGGTTGAGCTCGACCAGAATGGTCTTGGCGCCGGCGTATTCGGGAGAATCTATCTCGATGGTGTAGTCGTCGCGGGAAAACGGCCCCGCCAGGCTGAAATTGCCGATATGGTCCGTGTCGGCACTTGATACGACCGCCGCTTGCGTTTTTCTCTTGAGTACGACACGCACGCCGCTGATGGGGGTAACGCGGTCCTCCCGCAAGACCGTGCCGCTTATGAGGGTCGGCTTGATTGCCGCTGCCGTCGCATTGCTCGCGGGGCTGTGGGGGGCGTTCTGCCTGAGGGCGTCGTCGCCCTTACCGATGCAGCCGCTCAACGATATGCAGGAGATGCCGAAAAGTGTGGCGATAATGAATTTTCCGAACATGATGCTTCCCCTTGTCCCCCGGCCGGATTCGTCTCTTCCCGGATGACACGCTCGTATGCAGCTTGACTGCTCTCCTGCGCCATTCTCCTCGATGCTTAAAGCCCATCCGGTGACGTCTCCGGGAATTCCTCAATTCGACGACGCGGCTGTGTGCAGAAGGATGGGGGCGATCTGCTGGGATTGCTATCTTCATTAGAATATATACCCCTCTTGCTCGGAGGTAAAGTATATTTCAATAGCAATTTCAGTATGTTAAAAAAATTAACATTTTTTGCGAGGTGTTAAAAAAAATAACACTCCCGGAGTATTTTCAAACTTGCCGTAATTGCGCGATAAATATATATTATAGTCCCTCATGGCGTCCTTGTTTGTATCATTTTGACGCACTACCGCATCACGGGGTTCTGGGGATGGCGGATAACGACGGCAAACCCCTGCGACATTTTTTGCAGGCGGGTACATTAGTTGACTCAAATAATATGCGTGATTTCGCTGCGTTGGCTATCTGCCGGGCACAACAGGGTAATATCAGTCGCAGGCGTATACGATATACCAATCATATAATATGCCGAAATGATTTACTAAAATAGTTTAGAGCGTTTGGCGCGTAGCTTGCTAACCGCAATGGGCACCAAGGGACCAATAGCGTCGTAATTATCATAAAACTGCGGGAGGTCGAGATGAGCGTGTGGGCGGATATGAAGGTAAAGGCGAAGATCATGACGCTAGTGCTGGCGAGCTGTGCCGCGCTGCTGCTGGTGGGGGGCTTCGGGGTGGTGAACATGTCCAGCATGAACGGCGACGAGGCGGCGCTCAAGGACGGCATGCAGCAGACCGCGCTGCTTCAGGACCTGAAAAACTGCTTCCTGGCCATGCGGCTGGATGTGGTCTATATGCTGGCGCTCAGGGATGCGGAGCAGATCGCCGAAAAGGGCAAGGACTTCTCCGTCCAGATCGAGAGCGTCCGGACCAAGCTGGGAACCTACGAGAAGAGTGCCATCAGCGCCAAGGAAAGGGAAGAGCTTGGGGCCTTCCGGCAGGGATTCGAGGCCTATGCCGTGGAAGGGACCAAGCTGGCCGCGATGGCCAAGGCGGCCCACGCCTCGGGCGATGCGGCGGCCATCGGGGCGGCCCTGGCTTTTGCCACCGACAAGGTGGCGCCCCTGTACGACAAGCCGGCCCAGACCATCGCCGATATGGTGACGTCCAACGTCAGGGAGGGCGAAGATACCTACCGGCACAGCAGCGATACCTTCCGGCGTATCCGGCTGGTGCTGCTGGCGGTGGTGGCCCTGGTGGCGGCGGTCTCCCTCCTGGGGGGTAGCCTGATCGCCAACTCCGTATCACGTCCGCTCCAGGCGGTCCTTGGCACCCTCCGGGAGGTGGCCGGGGGCAACCTGATCGTCCGTTCCCCCATCGCCAGCGAGGACGAGATGGGGATGCTGGCCCGGGAGGTGAACGGCACCGCCGAGAAGCTGCACACGATCATCTCCATGGTGGCGGGGAACAGCGCCCAGGTGGCTTCCGCGGCGGCCGAGCTGCACGCCACCGCCGCCGAGATGGCCACCGGGGCCGAGCAGATGGCGGCCCAGGCCGGCACCGTGGCCACGGCCAGCGAGGAGATGTCCGCCACCAGCGGCGACATCGCCCAGAACTGTCACCATGCGGCATCGGGCGCGCTCCACTCCAGCCAGGCCGCCGAGAACGGCGCGGGCGTCGTGGAGAACACCGTCCAGGTCATGGGACGCATCGCCAGCCGGGTGATGGACACGGCCAAGACCGTGGAGAGCCTGGGGGCGCGCAGCGACCAGATCGGCGAGATCGTGGGGACCATCGAGGACATTGCGGACCAGACCAACCTTTTGGCCCTGAACGCGGCCATCGAGGCGGCCCGTGCCGGCGAGCAGGGGCGCGGCTTCGCCGTGGTCGCCGACGAGGTGCGGGCGCTGGCGGAGCGGACCACCAAGGCGACCCGCGAGATCGGCGAGATGATCAAGGCGATCCAGGGCGAGACCAAGGGCGCGGTGGGGGCCATGGAAGAGGGGGTCAGGGAGGTGGAGAGCGGCACCAGCGAGGCGGCCAAATCGGGCGCGGCGTTGCAGTCGATCCTGGAGCAGATCAACGCGGTGAACATGCAGGTAAGCCAGATCGCCACGGCGGCCGAGGAGCAGACGGCGACGACCAGCGAGATCAGCAGCAACATCCAGCAGATCAACGAGGTGGTGCAGCATACGGCCCGGGGGGCCAGCGAGTCGGTCATCGCCGCCAACCAACTTTCCACCCTGGCCGAGGAGTTGCAACGGCTGGTGGGGCAGTTCAAGCTGTAAGCGAGTCGCAAGACAGGGTGGCAAATGGGACGTATAGGTCGTATGTGACTTATACGTCCCATTTGTGTTATAACGTCTCCTTATAACTCAGTTTGAAGGAGCCCCGCATGTCCCACCCGATCATCTCCGCCCTTGGCGAACGCATCCTGGTCTTGGACGGCGCCATGGGCACCCAGCTCCAGGAACGCAGCCTCACGGCCGACGATTTCGGCGGCCCCGCCTATGAGGGGTGCAACGAGCACCTGACGTTCACCCGCCCCGACGTGATCAGTGCCATCCACCGGGATTACCTGGCGGCCGGGGCCGATATCGTGGAGACCAACACCTTCGGCGCCACCGGCATCGTCCTGGCCGAGTACGGCCTCGACGGCCAGGCCTTCGAACTGAACCGCCGGGCCGCCCAACTGGCCCGTGCCGCCTGCGACGCCGCGGCCACGGCCGCGAAACCGCGCTGGGTGGCCGGTTCCATGGGACCCACCACCCGCACCATCTCCGTCACCGGCGGGGTGACCTTTGCGCAGCTGGTGGAGGCGTTCCGCGTGCAGGCCCTGGGACTGCTGGCCGGAGGGGTCGACCTGCTGCTCCTGGAGACGGCCCAGGACACCCTCAACATCAAGGCCGGCGCCGAGGGGATACGCCGGGCGTTCGGGGAGCAGGGCCGCCGGGTGCCGCTGATGATCTCCGGCACCATCGAGGCCAGCGGGACCACCCTGGCCGGCCAGGGGGCCGAGGCGCTCTACGCCAGCCTGGCCCACCTGGAGGATCATCTGGGCATGATCAGCATCGGGCTGAACTGCGCCACCGGCCCGGAGTTCATGGCCGACCACCTGCGGGCCCTGGCCGAACTGGCCGCCTGCCATGTGTCGGTCTATCCCAACGCCGGGCTGCCGGACGAGCATGGCCGGTACGCCGAGACCCCCGCGTCCCTGGCCCACAAGCTGGCCCGGTTCGTGGACGAAGGATGGCTCAACATCGTCGGCGGCTGCTGCGGCACCACCCCGGCCCACATCGAGGCCATCGCCCGGATGGTGGCGGGCAAAGCGCCCCGCCGCCCCGGGCAGGGACGCAGCCGGGTCATCGCCGGGATTGAGCCGTTGTTCGTGGAGGAGGACGTGCGGCCGGTGCTGGTGGGGGAACGGACCAACGTCATCGGTTCGCGCCGGTTCAAGAACCTGATCGTCGCCGAACAGTTCGAGGAGGGGAGCGAGATCGCCCGGGCCCAGGTCAAGGGGGGCGCCCAGGTGATCGACGTCTGCGTGGCCAACCCGGATAGGGACGAGGCGGCCGACCTGGAGCGGCTGCTCCGCTTCCTCCCCCGCAAGGTGCGGGTGCCGGTCATGGTCGACAGCACCGATGCCCGGGTGATGGAGCTGGCCCTGCAACGCCTCCAGGGGAAGTCCATCCTCAACTCCATCAATCTGGAGGACGGGGAGGAGCGCTTCGCCCGGGTGGCGCCCCTGCTGCAGCGCTACGGCGGCGCCGTGGTGGTGGGGTGCATCGACGAAGACCCGCAGCACGGCATGGCGGTCACGAGCAAGCGCAAGCTGGAGATCGCCCGGCGCTCCCACGACCTCCTGGTGGGGCGCTACGGCCTGCGCCCCGAGGACCTGATCTTCGACCCCCTGGTCTTCCCCGTGGGGACCGGGGACGAGAACTACATCGGCTCGGCCCGGGAGACCATCGAGGGGGTGCGCCTGATCACCGAGGCCTTCCCCCGGTGCGGCACCATCCTGGGGATCTCCAACGTCTCCTTCGGCCTCCCCCCGGCCGGGCGCGAGGTGTTGAACTCGGTCTTCCTGCACCACTGCGTCAAGGCCGGCCTGACCTATGCCATCGTCAACACCGAGAAGCTGGAACGCTACGCCGGTATTCCCCCCGAGGAACTGGCATTGGCGGAAGACCTGCTCTTCTGGCGCGGCAGCGACCCGGTGGCCGCCTTTGCCGCCCATTTCCGCCAGCCGGCCGCCGCACCCACGGTGCCGGCCGCAGCCCTGCCGTTGGACGAACGCCTCCCCCGCTATATCGTGGAGGGGAGCAAGGACGGCCTGGCAGCGGACCTGGATGAGGCCCTGGGGCGGGGCGACAAGCCGCTGGACATCATCAACGGGCCGCTCATGGCCGGCATGGCCGAGGTGGGGCGGCTGTTCAACGACAACCAGATGATCGTGGCCGAGGTGCTCCAGTCGGCGGAATCCATGAAGAGCGCGGTGGCGCATCTGGAACCGCATCTGGAAAAGGGGGACAGCGCCGCCAAGGGGAAACTGCTTTTGGCCACGGTCAAGGGGGACGTGCACGACATCGGCAAGAACCTGGTGGAGATCATCCTGGGCAACAACGGCTTTCAGGTGGTCAACCTGGGGATCAAGGTGCCGCCGGAGGAGCTGATCGCCGCGGCGCGGCGGGAAAAACCCGATTTCATCGGCCTCTCGGGACTCTTGGTCAAGAGCGCCCAGCAGATGGCCGTCACCGCCGCCGACCTGAAGGCGGCCGGGATCGCCGCCCCCCTGCTGGTGGGCGGGGCGGCCCTGTCCCGGCGCTTCGCCGACAACCGCATCGCCGCGGAGTACGGCGGGCCGGTGCTCTACGCCAAGGACGCCATGCAGGGGCTGGATCTGGCCAACCGGCTGAGCGACCCGGCCCTGCGCCCCGCGCTGTTCCAGGAGCTGGGGCAGCGCCAGGAGGAATCGCGCCGCGAGGCCGCCGCCCGTCCGGCGGCCGCCCCGGCGGCCCCGTCCACCCTCCGCTCGGCCACGGCCGTGGATGGCCCGCTCCCGGCGGTCCCGGATTTCCAGGAACACATCCTCCGGGAGATCCCCCTGGACCACGTGCTCCCCTACATCAACCGCCAGATGCTCTACAGCAAGCACCTGGGGCTGATCGGCGCGCTGGATAAGCTTCTGGCCGCCCGGGACGAGAAGGCGCTCAAGCTGCACGCCGAGGTGCAGGAGGCCATCGACCTGGTGCGGGAACAGGGGCTGATCCGCCCCCACGCCCTGTACCGCTTCTACCCGGCCGCCGGGGAGGGGAACGACCTGATCCTCTACGACCCGGCAGGGTCCGGGGCGGAGGTCATGCGCTTCACCTTCCCTCGCCAGCCGGGGGAGGAACACCTCTGTCTGGCCGACTACGTGCGCCCCGTGACCAGCGGGGAGCGGGACAGCGTGGCCCTGTTCGTCACCACCGCCGGCGCTGGGGTCCGTCGACAGGCTGAAATATGGAAGGGGGAGGGGTTGTACCTGAAGTCGCACCTGGTGCAGGCGCTGGCGCTGGAGATGGCCGAATGCACGGCCGAGTTCGTCCACCGGCGCATCCGGGACGCCTGGGGGATTCCCGACGACCCGGCCCTGTCCGTAGCCCAAATCATGGACGGCGGCTACCGCGGCATCCGGGTCTCCCCCGGCTACGCCTCGTGTCCCGAGATGGCCGACCAGGAGAAGATCTTCGCCCTGCTCCACCCCGAACGGATCGGCATGCAGTTGACCGAGGGGCACATGATGGACCCGGAGGCGAGCGTCTCGGCCCTGGTGTTCCATCATCCCCAGGCGCGGTATTTTACCATCGGGCGGTGAAGCGGGGGGAAATCGGATAGGACTTATGGGACTTATAAGACTTTTATAGGTCCCATAGGTCCCATAAGTCCCATAAGTCCCATAAGTCTTATAAGTCCTATTTCAAGCATCTCCCCTCAAAACCCCACCCGCACCCCGAGCACGACGCTGTGGTTGTAATAATCCATCCTGAAATCCGTCCCGTCGGCCTCCCGGAGCTTGGGGCGGACCGTGCCGAAAAAGCGGTACCCCAGATCCAGGTTCAGCCGGTCGGTCAGGGCGAAATCGACCCCCAGCCCCGCCTGGTAGGCAAAGGCGAAGGCCGCGTCGTCGCTCAGGGCCCCGCCGGTCACCCGCAGGTCCGAGGCCTCGATGCGGGCGGCCCCCAGGCCGAGCCCCAGGTAGGGGGACCAGGACCGGTCGCCGAACAGGGTGCCGTAAAAGTTGACCAGCAGGCTGTCCGCCGTGACGCTGCCGCTCGCGGTCACGCTCCCATCGGCAAATTTGGCCTTGTCGAGTCGGTTGCCGCGGTGGCTGTATTCCAGTTCGATGCGCCCCTCGCCCGCGCTGTTGCCCGGCTCGAAGTCCCACCCCAGGACGGCGCTGCCCATGAGGCCCGGGGCGAATTTGAGGCTGAAGTCCCCCTGGCTGTCGGAGCCCTTGGCGGACATCAGGGCGTTGCCCCCCAGGAAGACCCCCGCATAGGGGCCCGCGTGCTGCGCCCAGGCCGAGCCGCACGCCAGCAGCGGCAGGCCCAGGGCGATGATCATCCGGCAGATTCGTTTCATATGGTTCCTTCCTTCGTAACTGGTGGTATCGGACGCTAGGGCACCTTGACCGTCACGGTCGGGGCGGTAATGCCGCCGAAGGTGGCGGTGAGGGTCGCCGTGCCGCTATCGACTCCCATGATCTGCCCCGGCAGCTGCTGGCTGTCGGCCGGGATGGCCACGTTGGCGTCGGAGGTCGTCCAGACCGTGTCCTTGGTCACGTCCGCGGTGGTGTTGTCGCTGTAGGTGACCGTGGCGGTGAAGGATGTGGCGGTGCCGATGGCCAGGGTCGTGGTGGTGCTGCCCGGGGTGATGGCCAGGCTTTTGGGGGTCTTGGCCGTGGCCGTGACGGTCGCCGTGATGGTCGTGCCGCCGTAGGTGGCGGTGACGGTGGCGGTGCCGGCGGCCACGGCGGTGACCTGGCCGCTTGCCAGCCCGGCGGTGCCGACCGTGGCGACGGAGGTGGCGTTGGAGCTCCAGGCGGCGCTGTCGGTCACGTCCTGGGACGTGCCGTCGTTAAAGATTGCGGTCAGGGCGAAGCGGCCGGTGGACCCCTTGGTCAGGCCGAGGCTGGCCGGGGCGATTGCCAGGTGATTGAGCGACGGGGCGGTGACCGTCACGGTGGCGGTCCTGCGCAGGGAGGCGGAGTCTGCCGTAATGGTGACGGCGCCGCTCGCCAGGGCGCTTGCCCACATCACATTGCCCGACGGCGCGGTCAGCGTGGCGCGGCTCGTGAAGTCCACCGTCCAGGTGAGCGCCCCGGTGATGTCGCGCGTCGTGCCGTTGCTGAAGACGCCGGTGGCGCTGATGCGCCCCATGGTTCCCTTGACGAGGGTCTGGCTGTTCGGGGAGATGCTGAAGCTCGTCAGGGTGCCCCCCGTCACCGTGAGGGTGGTTGTCCCGCGGACGCTGCCCAGGGCGGCGCTGATGGTGGTGGTGCCGGGGGCGGAGGTGACGGTCGTCCCGGCGGTGGGGGCGGGCGCCGTGTTGGTGTTGGACGAGCCCCAGGCGACCTGACCGGTGATGTCGCCGGTGGTTCCGTCCGAATAGGTGCCGGTGGCCGTAAAGGTCGTTTTGGTCAGGGAGAGGACCGAGGGGGTGCCCGGCGAGACCGCAATGGATTGCAGCACCGGGGCGGTGGCGGTGAGGAGCGCCGTGCCGCTGATGCCGCCGAAGGTGGCGCTGATGGTCGTGGTGCCGGC
This window encodes:
- a CDS encoding HD family phosphohydrolase; the protein is MPDQPADNQGQHTLTYLSKLGSNLLDVVVKRFSNPLTARRNRFILLVTTALLLTLILLPGQRFHSAEFKPGDIATSDIRAPQDYLVEDHALTEQRRKEAGNSAPVVYNVSDRVPSYIIGKLEQVVGAVRKERTAKSQKSTHEWRTLLTPLLDTELSAADIHAFTHIASDKVFLADAARMVNELYRRRIVLDGKAFQTDTRRGLELIDDNGQLVEDSDVALEYTEIREARRLVTSWQFSGQNDRTDGSAIARVIARILLPNLFYNREASEARAKAATESVRPVLFKVQKGEMIVRVGERISPEQTHKLQAIFQENRGGSRIYSAIGIFTLIVVLFYFPYRFALKNIRKFNPTNKDILTISLLIIGSFLLFKIAILITHNIGPVFPDIDTASFFYLFPFAAGPMIVRIFINSEVALVYCAILAPLLGIMFDGNMTVVIYTMLGSIVGAHGVRQCSDRSTIYTAGLKVSVVNLAMALSFQTSSATLFSMQTIYVVFFALVSGVLSAGLVSGFIPLIETLFHYTTDIKLLELANLNSPLLRDLMVRAPGTYHHSVVVGNLVESAAESISANPLLARVAAYYHDIGKISKPLYFIENLGGEENRHDKLTPSMSALILISHIKEGAELARERHLGQPITDIIRQHHGTGLIKFFYDRARTQAEATGQTVEDKDFRYPGPKPQTREAGIVMLADCVEAASRTLVNPTPDRIQGMVQKIINNIFMDGQLEECELTLKNLHEIAKSFNRILNGIFHHRIDYPEPVYKGGNSGQKKAEHKTSSGEHGKPGNGDQASADTVEQPPETTPDHGDPPKKGGGEDLKRLGMF
- a CDS encoding DUF503 domain-containing protein, which encodes MFIFCLELHLDLPARSLKEKRGIVKSILGRCRNRFNTACAEVDRQDAPGAAVLAFVTVSPDKVIARQVLERIEEWVYEGWPDVEIVASDISEV
- a CDS encoding carboxypeptidase regulatory-like domain-containing protein — encoded protein: MFGKFIIATLFGISCISLSGCIGKGDDALRQNAPHSPASNATAAAIKPTLISGTVLREDRVTPISGVRVVLKRKTQAAVVSSADTDHIGNFSLAGPFSRDDYTIEIDSPEYAGAKTILVELNRDNWHEIIASKR
- a CDS encoding methyl-accepting chemotaxis protein produces the protein MSVWADMKVKAKIMTLVLASCAALLLVGGFGVVNMSSMNGDEAALKDGMQQTALLQDLKNCFLAMRLDVVYMLALRDAEQIAEKGKDFSVQIESVRTKLGTYEKSAISAKEREELGAFRQGFEAYAVEGTKLAAMAKAAHASGDAAAIGAALAFATDKVAPLYDKPAQTIADMVTSNVREGEDTYRHSSDTFRRIRLVLLAVVALVAAVSLLGGSLIANSVSRPLQAVLGTLREVAGGNLIVRSPIASEDEMGMLAREVNGTAEKLHTIISMVAGNSAQVASAAAELHATAAEMATGAEQMAAQAGTVATASEEMSATSGDIAQNCHHAASGALHSSQAAENGAGVVENTVQVMGRIASRVMDTAKTVESLGARSDQIGEIVGTIEDIADQTNLLALNAAIEAARAGEQGRGFAVVADEVRALAERTTKATREIGEMIKAIQGETKGAVGAMEEGVREVESGTSEAAKSGAALQSILEQINAVNMQVSQIATAAEEQTATTSEISSNIQQINEVVQHTARGASESVIAANQLSTLAEELQRLVGQFKL
- the metH gene encoding methionine synthase — translated: MSHPIISALGERILVLDGAMGTQLQERSLTADDFGGPAYEGCNEHLTFTRPDVISAIHRDYLAAGADIVETNTFGATGIVLAEYGLDGQAFELNRRAAQLARAACDAAATAAKPRWVAGSMGPTTRTISVTGGVTFAQLVEAFRVQALGLLAGGVDLLLLETAQDTLNIKAGAEGIRRAFGEQGRRVPLMISGTIEASGTTLAGQGAEALYASLAHLEDHLGMISIGLNCATGPEFMADHLRALAELAACHVSVYPNAGLPDEHGRYAETPASLAHKLARFVDEGWLNIVGGCCGTTPAHIEAIARMVAGKAPRRPGQGRSRVIAGIEPLFVEEDVRPVLVGERTNVIGSRRFKNLIVAEQFEEGSEIARAQVKGGAQVIDVCVANPDRDEAADLERLLRFLPRKVRVPVMVDSTDARVMELALQRLQGKSILNSINLEDGEERFARVAPLLQRYGGAVVVGCIDEDPQHGMAVTSKRKLEIARRSHDLLVGRYGLRPEDLIFDPLVFPVGTGDENYIGSARETIEGVRLITEAFPRCGTILGISNVSFGLPPAGREVLNSVFLHHCVKAGLTYAIVNTEKLERYAGIPPEELALAEDLLFWRGSDPVAAFAAHFRQPAAAPTVPAAALPLDERLPRYIVEGSKDGLAADLDEALGRGDKPLDIINGPLMAGMAEVGRLFNDNQMIVAEVLQSAESMKSAVAHLEPHLEKGDSAAKGKLLLATVKGDVHDIGKNLVEIILGNNGFQVVNLGIKVPPEELIAAARREKPDFIGLSGLLVKSAQQMAVTAADLKAAGIAAPLLVGGAALSRRFADNRIAAEYGGPVLYAKDAMQGLDLANRLSDPALRPALFQELGQRQEESRREAAARPAAAPAAPSTLRSATAVDGPLPAVPDFQEHILREIPLDHVLPYINRQMLYSKHLGLIGALDKLLAARDEKALKLHAEVQEAIDLVREQGLIRPHALYRFYPAAGEGNDLILYDPAGSGAEVMRFTFPRQPGEEHLCLADYVRPVTSGERDSVALFVTTAGAGVRRQAEIWKGEGLYLKSHLVQALALEMAECTAEFVHRRIRDAWGIPDDPALSVAQIMDGGYRGIRVSPGYASCPEMADQEKIFALLHPERIGMQLTEGHMMDPEASVSALVFHHPQARYFTIGR
- a CDS encoding outer membrane protein; translation: MKRICRMIIALGLPLLACGSAWAQHAGPYAGVFLGGNALMSAKGSDSQGDFSLKFAPGLMGSAVLGWDFEPGNSAGEGRIELEYSHRGNRLDKAKFADGSVTASGSVTADSLLVNFYGTLFGDRSWSPYLGLGLGAARIEASDLRVTGGALSDDAAFAFAYQAGLGVDFALTDRLNLDLGYRFFGTVRPKLREADGTDFRMDYYNHSVVLGVRVGF
- a CDS encoding Ig-like domain-containing protein, whose translation is MRNLLWSGFLMVLLSGCGWDGAATRENDITPLTAITITADYSTIALNTSTKLKATGNYSGLFTRDISDKVTWTSDTPTVAAFATTANPSRVTGKGAGGAVLTATMGGVSATYTMNVSAATATAITVTPAAPTLAKGLTTQFAAAGTFSDGSRQDLTFDAAWASSDATVASVSDAADDTKGLATALAAGTTTISATFGGISGTALLTATAPVLQSIAVSPGTPSVLSLTKTTFTATGTYSDGTTGDITGQVAWGSSNTNTAPAPTAGTTVTSAPGTTTISAALGSVRGTTTLTVTGGTLTSFSISPNSQTLVKGTMGRISATGVFSNGTTRDITGALTWTVDFTSRATLTAPSGNVMWASALASGAVTITADSASLRRTATVTVTAPSLNHLAIAPASLGLTKGSTGRFALTAIFNDGTSQDVTDSAAWSSNATSVATVGTAGLASGQVTAVAAGTATVTATYGGTTITATVTATAKTPKSLAITPGSTTTTLAIGTATSFTATVTYSDNTTADVTKDTVWTTSDANVAIPADSQQLPGQIMGVDSGTATLTATFGGITAPTVTVKVP